ggttcgaGTATTTAGGATATAATTAAAAAGGACATCATGGCATACCCAACTCCATcaaatttagtcgatatttgtcatatatatctaaaattttacaaaataacttaattgaAACTAttagtaattaaaataaaaaattttaaactctaaattacattttaaagcttcttattacttaaaaatgttacaaaataataacaaatattgttaacaaaagatatttcaactaaatcataaataatatatataaaatagaacacaaaaaattattgttttggatatacatgtttttaagtcggtACAAATTGGTTCTTATCGGGTCGGATCTATTTGGGTCGGTTCTTTCCGggtccgggtctattcgggtcggtttctTCCGGGTAAAATAAATTTAGACGCAAAAGGTACTTGTAaatattcggttcggttttagatcggatatttttgggtcggtttcggttcgggttttcagGTCCAAGTTAAAATGCCCTAACTTGTGGCATCATGCATCTTTTGTGTTTTGTTATAGCTATATGATTGCCCTTGCTGATTTTATAAATTGTAGAGATGTGGACTTGTGCAATCCTACTGTGTTTACAATGTTCAAAACTGTATGATActtctattaattaattgaaaatatgttCTACTATCAAATGTTGATGGAACTTAGGATCTAGTAAACAACTACTCCTTCCATTTCATAAAATTACATatgctagaaaaaaaaaatttgtttcaaaaagatctattttttacatttttaatgcatgttttattaactaattacaaattataaaaaactttaactgtatttattagatttttattggcttaaaattatgaaaaaagatCACCGAAAAATATGCTTATTTAATGTgtagtattaaaatatttgaaaaatctaaaatatgtaacattttaaaacggatgaaatattatttttctactCTCTGTATATTCTCAAAGTTAATATAAGTGTATGCACTGGTCTTGTCATGAAAGTCAAATGCTCTTCCACTTTTCTTTCTTGTAATTGTGAAATTCAAATAttgttcattttcttctttttcatattgttttttttttgaaaaaatcagcattgattttattttcttttttatattgttgTGTGACAACTTTAAGATCATACTAATtataataagtatttttttaacttcATAGAGTACAGTAACAGCCATGAGGATGTTATGTATATCTGTGTGGATGGATAATAAGAGAGAACATTGATTTCATTTGGAAACAATTGTTTAAGGACATAGAGATGATATGCCACCGTATCAACCTGAAAATTTGCCGATGTTGTTTGTAAGAGAAGTTGTGTGAAAACCGCTTCCACATATGGTGAATAGACATCTCTTGATTATTTTAGTAGTTTTTAGGTTTAGTTGTTTTTaggtttggtttttggtttttagtctttttaattttagatttcagttttaattctcacatttttttgtttgactttcacagtttggtttttagattttaattttaaattttatacttggtgtattttctttatttgttaCGTGTGTTTAttagttttacaaaaataagtgatgatttattttaaataatacaacaaaaaataagataaatattaaaatatgcaaaaaaatattctttaccattaaaatatattaagaattattatatgttgacaaaaaaaatcatatttgataaaaatcatattttacttaagataaaaataacaaagattGATTGAGCTCAAACTTAGACCTATTGCATACGAATGCATACGGTTCGAGGTTAGAAATGGTGTAACAGTGCATTTTTGGTTCGATAACTGGTTAGAAATGGGCAGATTGATTGATATAACAGGAGAACTGGGCATAAGCTACCTTGGAGTGAGCAAATCCGCAACGCTCGCTGAAGCAACCGCGACGACAGCTGGAACATTCGGAGATGTGGACAGAGACGATACCCCCACCTGTGTGATACGCTTGCAGAGACTCCACAGCCAGTAGATACTGCAGGACCAGATATAGCTCTATGGAGACATGACCAGGATGATTTCGAACCATACTTCTCAGCTACCAAGACTTGGAACTACCTGCGAATTAAAAAGACAAAGCTTCCCTGGCATAGTATTGTGTGGTTCCCTCAGGCTATACCCCGACAATCCTTCATGGTATGGTTAGCTTTCAAGGACAGATTATCAACAGGCACTAGAATGAAAGAATGGGGAATGGAGCAATGTTGTGTCTACTGCAGAGAGAAGGATGAAAGCAGAGATCATTTATTTTTCGCTTGCCCATATACCTTCACAGTATGGATGAATGTTGCAGAGAAATTACTTGGTCCAGAGATAACCCCGGACTGGGAAGATACAGTCACCTCCCTGTTACGCCAGAACAGGAACAGACTCGATGCTATACTCCTCCGCTTAGTGTTCCAGACAGCCATTTATGTGCTGTGGAAGGAGAGGAACTCAAGACGGCATGGAGGTGTGTGCGCACCTGTCGATACAACTACTAAGGCCATTGGGAATATAGTCAAGAAGCGCATCTCATCATTGAAGTATATGGGAAACCATAAGCTGAGGGGGCTACTAGTGAAATGGTTTACTATGTACACATATTAGAACATATCATTCTTTTATTCTTTACAGATTAGAACAATAGATCATCTTATGTAAATTCTTTTTCCAcctttgatcaataaatttggtatttaatcaaaaaaaataaaataataacaaagatatttataaataatacaaaaaaattatagaataaTAATACATTTACTTTAGAAAgcatatatatttaatcaatgtttatatatattatatcaattttaaCAAAAAGCTACATGCTCTTTCAAAAAGCTCCAAAAACTATGTGTATGACTGATTGGACCGTGTAGCTTTAGAAATTTAGTTGTAAAATTTATGAGGTAGGTGATTTGACTGTAgctataaatttattaatgtgGAATTTGTTTTTGCAGAgattcttgttttgttgttAGAAAACTTGATATTCAATTCCGATTCTAAAGTTGTTTGAGAATTGACTTGGTTGTTAAAGTTTGTACATTCTCTAGTTTGTTCCCTCTTTAGTTATGTAATGAAGTAGCAGCAACCACTTGCATTCTAGGTAATGAATCACGATGTTAAATTTGTGTTTGAAATTTCTATATGCTAGTCAGAGCCTTGTTTTTGTTTGCATCTCCAAAGTCCAAACAATTACTCTCCAAACCACTACTCAAGACCGGCTCGGACATTGATACGGTCGGACGAGATATGGTCTCAACGGAAACAGGTTTCGTAGGTTCTCTTGGGCATTCTAAGACTAAACAATTGAAGCTACATCTATCGGTTACTATCGCGTACTCTTATCACAACCGAAGTACAGAGAGCAATTGATGACAAAGTCTACTTTAATAGCATCACTCGTCGATTGTCTCCAGTGGCGTTTTAGCTTTAGCtttctttgatgatttctttgaTGGTCTCATAATTTGGTCGAACCTGATAAGTGCATCTTTGAGACTCATCTTCCTAATAGGAGGTTGATCTCCCACAGAGCCGTTCTTCTCTGCCTCTTTGGC
The Brassica napus cultivar Da-Ae chromosome A1, Da-Ae, whole genome shotgun sequence DNA segment above includes these coding regions:
- the LOC106398509 gene encoding uncharacterized protein LOC106398509 → MGRLIDITGELGISYLGVSKSATLAEATATTAGTFGDVDRDDTPTCDDFEPYFSATKTWNYLRIKKTKLPWHSIVWFPQAIPRQSFMVWLAFKDRLSTGTRMKEWGMEQCCVYCREKDESRDHLFFACPYTFTVWMNVAEKLLGPEITPDWEDTVTSLLRQNRNRLDAILLRLVFQTAIYVLWKERNSRRHGGVCAPVDTTTKAIGNIVKKRISSLKYMGNHKLRGLLVKWFTMYTY